Proteins from a single region of Syntrophales bacterium:
- a CDS encoding radical SAM protein: protein MRVALVQPAGSNWVRGRRDMAAVANRMAPLGLLSIAAWLEREGHEVSVLDCLGPGAAPDVESVVRSLLGFRPDLAGFSTTTSSFLDGLALAVRLKEAAPGIRTVFGGVHVSAVGGSLLERFEAIDYLCPGEGEATLAALAGGGDPREIDGLIWRDGERVVANRARPTLPDLDRLPFPAYHLLRGFPRGYNLPLFSYIRTPGATMVTSRGCPYRCSYCDRSVFRQSYRMNSPEYIYEHLSHLRRHFGVRHVNIYDDLFTAHRPRIAELCRLLRSRPLGIQFNCAVRAGHTDRELLRMLREAGCLMVSVGIESGEPELLARHKAGVTLEEMRETVALIRESGLRAKGLFMMGLPGETEESIRKTSDFCLSLELDDMNMAKFTPFPGAPVWGSIREEGAFEEDWPLMNCLNFVFVPRGIASRDRLDELYNRHVKRFYTDPGWRRRLIRRTWQHRWSLWYLFSHLPQFWTAKNSFQPKG, encoded by the coding sequence ATGCGTGTCGCCCTGGTCCAGCCGGCCGGGTCCAACTGGGTCCGGGGCCGCCGGGACATGGCCGCCGTGGCCAACCGGATGGCTCCGCTGGGTCTCCTGTCCATAGCCGCCTGGCTCGAGCGCGAGGGGCACGAGGTGTCGGTCCTGGACTGCCTGGGACCCGGCGCCGCGCCGGATGTGGAGTCGGTCGTCCGGAGCCTGCTTGGATTCCGCCCCGACCTGGCGGGATTCTCCACCACCACGTCCAGTTTTCTCGACGGCCTTGCCCTGGCGGTCCGCCTGAAGGAGGCCGCCCCGGGAATCCGGACCGTCTTTGGCGGCGTCCATGTCTCCGCCGTCGGCGGGTCGCTCCTGGAGCGGTTCGAGGCCATTGATTATCTCTGCCCCGGGGAGGGAGAGGCCACCCTGGCGGCGCTGGCCGGCGGCGGGGATCCGCGGGAAATCGACGGCCTCATTTGGCGAGACGGGGAGCGCGTCGTCGCCAACCGGGCCAGACCGACCCTGCCCGACCTGGATCGACTTCCTTTCCCGGCGTACCACCTGCTCCGGGGGTTCCCGCGGGGCTACAACCTTCCGCTGTTCAGCTATATCCGGACGCCGGGAGCCACCATGGTGACAAGCCGCGGCTGTCCTTACCGCTGCAGCTACTGCGACCGGTCCGTCTTCCGGCAGTCCTATCGCATGAATTCCCCGGAATACATCTACGAGCACCTGAGCCACCTGCGGCGGCATTTCGGGGTGCGCCATGTCAACATTTACGACGACCTGTTCACGGCCCACCGCCCGCGGATCGCCGAGCTCTGCCGGCTTCTCCGTTCCCGGCCCCTGGGGATCCAGTTCAACTGCGCCGTCCGGGCGGGCCATACGGATCGCGAGCTCCTTCGGATGCTCCGGGAGGCGGGCTGCCTGATGGTTTCCGTGGGCATCGAATCGGGGGAGCCGGAGTTGCTGGCCCGGCACAAGGCCGGGGTGACCCTGGAGGAGATGCGGGAGACGGTGGCGCTGATCCGGGAGAGTGGACTCCGGGCGAAGGGGCTGTTCATGATGGGGCTGCCCGGCGAGACGGAGGAGTCGATCCGGAAGACCAGCGACTTCTGTCTGTCCCTGGAACTGGACGACATGAATATGGCCAAGTTCACCCCGTTCCCGGGGGCGCCCGTCTGGGGCTCTATCCGGGAGGAGGGAGCCTTCGAGGAGGACTGGCCGCTGATGAACTGCCTGAACTTTGTCTTCGTGCCCCGGGGAATCGCCTCGCGGGACCGCCTCGATGAGCTGTACAACCGGCACGTGAAGCGGTTTTACACCGACCCGGGCTGGCGGCGCCGCCTGATCCGCCGGACCTGGCAGCACCGCTGGAGCCTCTGGTACCTGTTCTCCCACCTGCCCCAGTTCTGGACGGCGAAAAACTCGTTCCAGCCGAAGGGGTGA
- a CDS encoding phosphopantetheine-binding protein produces the protein MDNLKQELKEKIISTLGLLDVAPEDIDEEGALVGGDLGLDSIDVLELVMMIEKDYGVKIDNKELGVKVFASLNALADYILNHRTK, from the coding sequence ATGGACAATCTGAAGCAGGAATTGAAAGAGAAGATTATCTCCACGCTGGGCCTGCTGGACGTGGCCCCGGAGGATATTGACGAGGAAGGAGCGCTGGTCGGTGGAGACCTCGGCCTGGACTCCATCGACGTGCTCGAGCTGGTGATGATGATCGAGAAGGATTACGGCGTCAAGATCGACAACAAGGAGCTGGGGGTGAAGGTGTTCGCCTCGCTCAACGCGCTGGCAGACTACATCCTCAACCACCGGACGAAATAG
- a CDS encoding glycine--tRNA ligase subunit alpha — MTFQELVLALDRYWADRGCVIQQPYDLEVGAGTFNPATFLRSLGPEPWNVAYVEPSRRPTDGRYGENPNRLQHYYQYQVIMKPSPLDVQDLYLDSLRSFGIDPLDHDIRFVEDDWESPTVGAWGLGWEVWLDGMEITQFTYFQQVGGFDLKPVCSEITYGIERIAMYIQGVDNVYDLMWNDSVTYGDVHHRGEVEWSVYNFEKADTAMLRTLFDMYEAEGVRAAGLDLVLPTYDCCLKCSHTFNMLNARGAISTAERTSYIGRVRNLARLSAEGYLKQREKMGYPLLGRTWKTS; from the coding sequence ATGACCTTTCAAGAGCTTGTCCTGGCCCTCGACCGCTACTGGGCCGACCGGGGCTGCGTTATCCAGCAGCCCTACGACCTGGAGGTAGGGGCGGGGACCTTCAATCCGGCCACCTTCCTTCGCTCTCTGGGGCCGGAGCCGTGGAACGTAGCCTATGTTGAGCCGTCGCGGCGGCCCACCGACGGGCGCTACGGGGAAAACCCCAACCGACTCCAGCATTATTACCAGTACCAGGTGATCATGAAGCCCTCCCCCCTGGATGTCCAGGATCTCTACCTGGATTCGCTCCGCAGCTTCGGCATCGATCCCCTGGACCACGACATCCGTTTCGTCGAGGATGACTGGGAGTCGCCCACCGTCGGGGCCTGGGGCCTCGGGTGGGAGGTCTGGCTGGACGGCATGGAGATCACCCAGTTCACCTATTTCCAGCAGGTCGGGGGCTTCGACCTCAAACCGGTTTGTTCTGAAATCACGTACGGCATCGAGCGGATCGCCATGTACATCCAGGGGGTGGACAACGTCTACGACCTCATGTGGAACGATTCGGTGACATACGGGGACGTTCACCACCGGGGGGAGGTCGAATGGTCCGTCTACAATTTTGAGAAGGCCGACACGGCCATGCTGCGGACGCTGTTCGACATGTACGAGGCGGAGGGAGTCCGGGCCGCTGGACTGGATCTCGTTCTGCCGACATATGACTGCTGCCTCAAGTGTTCGCACACCTTCAACATGCTCAATGCCCGCGGAGCCATCAGCACGGCCGAGCGGACGAGCTACATCGGCAGGGTGCGCAACCTTGCCCGGCTCAGCGCCGAGGGATACCTGAAGCAGAGAGAGAAAATGGGTTACCCGCTGCTGGGCCGGACGTGGAAGACGTCCTGA